In Aristaeella hokkaidonensis, the following are encoded in one genomic region:
- a CDS encoding LacI family DNA-binding transcriptional regulator, giving the protein MAATMKDLARETGLGLATLSKYFNGGTVRDKNRLLIEAAVKKLHYVPNEVARSLKTQQSRVIGVIIPELSNAFITSIISSMEDILRRHDYAVIVCDCRSDPKREKEAVEFLMHRRVDGLINMATDATGDHLKAALEANIPILLVDRLINSLRSRVSAVIIDNVYASGQAVHKLLDLGHRKIGLVLGSQHLYTTDARLTGYLSALRDAGITPDDRYIRYGDYTMDGGYQAVQELVKLDDPPTALFITNFEMTLGGMLALQQNGIEVPKDLSVIGFDKLELFGGIFPDLTLIRQPQLGIGRECANLMLDMLSNRESYSPRIVTLTTELTEGSSVRPLNP; this is encoded by the coding sequence ATGGCAGCAACAATGAAAGATCTTGCACGGGAAACGGGGCTCGGACTGGCCACGCTTTCAAAGTATTTCAACGGCGGAACCGTCCGTGACAAAAACCGCCTGCTCATTGAGGCCGCGGTTAAAAAGCTGCATTACGTGCCCAATGAAGTGGCCCGCAGCCTGAAAACGCAGCAATCCCGCGTCATCGGCGTCATCATTCCCGAGCTCAGTAACGCCTTCATCACTTCCATCATCTCCTCCATGGAGGATATCCTCCGTCGTCACGATTATGCCGTTATCGTCTGCGACTGCCGCAGCGACCCGAAACGTGAAAAGGAGGCCGTGGAGTTCCTGATGCACCGCCGGGTGGACGGGCTCATCAATATGGCCACCGACGCCACCGGTGATCATCTCAAGGCTGCTCTCGAGGCCAACATCCCCATCCTGCTGGTGGACCGGCTGATCAATTCCCTTCGCAGCCGCGTCAGCGCCGTTATCATTGACAATGTTTACGCTTCCGGCCAGGCCGTCCACAAACTTCTGGATCTGGGGCACCGGAAAATCGGTCTTGTTCTGGGCAGCCAGCACCTCTATACCACTGATGCCCGTCTCACCGGTTACCTGAGCGCCCTGCGGGACGCCGGTATCACACCGGATGACCGGTATATCCGTTACGGTGACTATACCATGGACGGCGGCTACCAGGCCGTTCAGGAGCTGGTTAAGCTGGATGATCCGCCCACGGCCCTGTTCATCACCAACTTTGAAATGACCCTCGGCGGCATGCTCGCCCTGCAGCAGAACGGGATTGAAGTCCCGAAGGATCTTTCCGTCATCGGCTTCGATAAACTGGAGCTCTTCGGCGGCATCTTCCCGGACCTGACCCTGATCCGCCAGCCCCAGCTGGGCATCGGCCGTGAATGCGCCAACCTGATGCTGGATATGCTTTCAAACCGTGAAAGCTATTCTCCCCGCATCGTCACGCTGACCACGGAGCTGACAGAAGGTTCCTCCGTCCGGCCCCTGAATCCCTGA
- a CDS encoding alpha-glucosidase/alpha-galactosidase yields MNGRPKAPEIIHRQRRIHMPKITFMGAGSTVFAKNVLGDSMLTPALAESEIALYDIDAVRLDESYQMLQAINRNNGSKARIEKYLGTENRKDALRGANYVVNAIQVGGYDPCTITDFEIPKKYGLKQTIADTLGVGGVFRALRTIPVMLDFARDMEEVCPDAWLLNYTNPMAMLTGAMLTMTPIKTVGLCHSVQVCAPTLLKELGMEYDDSVQWKIAGINHQAWLLEITKDGVDLYPEIKRRALLYNQGKLDIGSFEERIRGLSQGEELPEWWIEGMKADYKLYQEKGRHGDMVRLEIMRRFGYYITESSEHNSEYTPWFIKERYPELIERFNIPLDEYPRRCIHQIEDWKKRGHELTQNPLLSHKRTHEYASYIMEAMETGIPTRIGGNVLNNGLITNLPRNACVEVPCLVDRNGVQPTYVGDLPEQCAALNRTNINVQLLTIEAARTLKKDYIYQAVMMDPHAGAELSIDDIVAMCDELIEAHGDWMPAFH; encoded by the coding sequence ATGAACGGCCGCCCAAAAGCGCCGGAGATAATACACAGACAGAGGAGGATACATATGCCTAAGATCACATTCATGGGGGCCGGATCCACGGTCTTTGCCAAGAACGTCCTGGGGGACAGCATGCTGACTCCCGCCCTGGCGGAGAGTGAGATTGCCCTGTACGACATCGACGCCGTACGGCTGGACGAATCTTACCAGATGCTTCAGGCAATCAACCGCAACAACGGGTCCAAGGCCCGGATCGAAAAATACCTGGGAACGGAAAACCGCAAGGACGCGCTGCGCGGCGCGAACTATGTGGTAAACGCGATACAGGTAGGCGGCTATGATCCCTGCACAATCACTGACTTCGAAATTCCGAAGAAATACGGCCTGAAGCAGACGATTGCGGACACGCTGGGCGTGGGCGGCGTTTTCCGGGCGCTGCGTACGATTCCGGTGATGCTGGACTTTGCGCGGGACATGGAAGAAGTATGCCCGGACGCCTGGCTGCTGAACTATACGAACCCCATGGCCATGCTGACAGGCGCGATGCTGACTATGACCCCGATCAAGACCGTGGGCCTGTGCCACAGCGTACAGGTGTGCGCGCCCACGCTGCTGAAGGAACTGGGCATGGAATATGACGATTCCGTGCAGTGGAAGATCGCGGGTATCAACCACCAGGCCTGGCTGCTGGAAATCACAAAGGACGGTGTGGATCTTTATCCGGAGATCAAACGCCGGGCGCTGCTGTATAACCAGGGCAAACTGGACATCGGCTCCTTTGAGGAACGGATCCGGGGCCTGAGCCAGGGCGAGGAGCTGCCTGAGTGGTGGATCGAAGGCATGAAAGCGGACTACAAGCTCTATCAGGAAAAGGGCCGGCACGGAGATATGGTGCGGCTGGAAATCATGCGCCGCTTCGGATACTACATTACGGAATCCAGCGAGCATAATTCCGAATATACTCCCTGGTTCATCAAGGAACGTTATCCGGAACTGATTGAGCGCTTCAACATCCCGCTGGATGAATATCCGCGCCGCTGCATCCACCAGATTGAAGACTGGAAAAAGCGGGGCCATGAACTGACCCAGAATCCGCTGCTGAGCCATAAGCGTACCCATGAATACGCCAGCTATATCATGGAGGCCATGGAGACCGGGATTCCGACCCGGATCGGCGGCAATGTGCTGAACAACGGCCTGATCACCAACCTGCCGCGCAATGCCTGCGTGGAAGTGCCCTGCCTGGTGGACCGCAACGGCGTGCAGCCCACCTACGTGGGAGACCTGCCGGAACAGTGCGCGGCACTGAACCGGACCAACATCAACGTACAGCTGCTGACGATCGAAGCGGCCCGCACGCTGAAGAAGGATTATATTTACCAGGCTGTTATGATGGATCCCCATGCCGGCGCAGAACTGTCCATTGACGATATCGTGGCAATGTGCGACGAGCTGATCGAAGCGCACGGCGACTGGATGCCTGCCTTCCACTGA
- a CDS encoding helix-turn-helix transcriptional regulator has protein sequence MNSIYDAENLQNGFVPVVYGYYDRANMMESTPEVINHSHSLCEIMYVNEGTMSIETESNGFNQVSCNQFILIDAGIRHWDLRFNKGLCSMMNIEFQYEEGTGLAPDLASLLKADGKMREMFEQQPRVLTLSDRNGVVHQLMKTIVPLADSANEQGRHLCSLLCTQVMLEVARLRGMNQSRESVGNHYISEALDILNNNYAEPLTASSVAEELHIHPSYLHRLFREYTSRTMKDHLQRIRIQHAQEMLIETRKSMLEIACEVGFSNTQQFQQLFRRLTGMRPLEYRKLNQKEYERPPKSAGDNTQTEEDTYA, from the coding sequence ATGAATTCCATCTATGACGCCGAGAACCTCCAGAACGGATTTGTGCCCGTGGTTTACGGCTATTATGACCGGGCAAACATGATGGAATCCACCCCGGAGGTTATCAACCACAGCCACTCCCTGTGCGAGATCATGTACGTCAACGAAGGCACCATGAGCATCGAAACAGAGAGCAACGGGTTCAACCAGGTGAGCTGCAACCAGTTTATCCTGATCGACGCAGGGATCCGCCACTGGGATCTGCGGTTCAACAAAGGGCTGTGCAGCATGATGAACATCGAGTTCCAGTATGAGGAAGGGACGGGGCTTGCCCCGGACCTGGCCAGCCTGCTGAAAGCGGACGGCAAAATGCGGGAGATGTTTGAGCAGCAGCCCCGGGTGCTGACGCTGAGCGACCGGAACGGGGTTGTGCATCAGCTGATGAAGACTATCGTTCCGCTGGCAGACAGTGCCAATGAGCAGGGCAGGCATCTGTGCTCCCTGCTGTGTACGCAGGTGATGCTGGAAGTGGCCCGGCTCCGCGGAATGAACCAGTCCCGGGAATCTGTCGGGAACCATTATATTTCAGAGGCCCTGGACATCCTGAACAACAACTATGCAGAACCGCTGACAGCGTCCTCGGTGGCGGAGGAACTGCATATCCATCCATCCTACCTGCACCGGCTGTTCCGCGAGTACACCAGCCGGACCATGAAGGACCACCTGCAGCGGATCAGGATCCAGCACGCCCAGGAAATGCTGATTGAAACCCGGAAGAGCATGCTGGAGATTGCCTGCGAGGTGGGATTCAGCAATACACAGCAATTCCAGCAGCTGTTCAGGCGGCTTACGGGGATGCGTCCCCTGGAGTACCGTAAACTGAACCAGAAGGAATATGAACGGCCGCCCAAAAGCGCCGGAGATAATACACAGACAGAGGAGGATACATATGCCTAA
- a CDS encoding helix-turn-helix domain-containing protein, protein MQEMTYGVLQRTPSLVSLSTIAMATDFQYECPSGMYSLLCAVTGSCTLIAADRKIRLVGSRMAFLSGSLCYQMKDASPDLSVTRLDFSTGSGGNCGYGLNQLERVYPRVRNLMEGHGICVEFEDSRTVVLSSLRNMLSFSSFPPEQRDLQTTLTLCAILAGISAALDEESSRGRNYSPRIRKVLEYIEENYMFCISTEDIAEVAGVHVGHLHRIFPDETGMRIGEYLTHLRIEKAKSLLMHTDIPNSSIATRIGISSQQYFCRMFKKETGMSPQEYRKSYALTCHYDPAFYPAPINGSDPETGGEEA, encoded by the coding sequence GTCCGGAATGTACAGCCTGCTGTGCGCTGTGACCGGAAGCTGCACCCTGATTGCCGCAGACCGGAAAATCCGCCTGGTAGGATCCAGGATGGCCTTCCTTTCCGGCAGCCTGTGTTATCAGATGAAGGACGCCTCCCCGGACCTGTCCGTGACGCGGCTGGACTTTTCCACCGGCAGCGGCGGAAACTGCGGCTACGGGCTGAACCAGCTGGAGCGCGTATATCCCCGCGTCAGGAACCTGATGGAAGGACACGGAATCTGCGTGGAATTTGAGGATTCCCGTACGGTGGTGCTTTCCTCCCTGAGGAATATGCTGAGTTTTTCCTCTTTTCCGCCGGAACAGCGGGACCTGCAGACGACGCTGACATTGTGCGCAATCCTGGCCGGCATATCCGCCGCACTGGATGAGGAAAGCTCACGCGGGCGGAACTACAGCCCGCGGATCCGCAAAGTACTGGAATATATTGAAGAGAACTATATGTTCTGTATTTCCACAGAGGATATAGCCGAGGTTGCGGGGGTTCATGTGGGACACCTGCACCGCATATTCCCGGATGAGACGGGAATGCGGATCGGGGAATACCTGACGCATCTGCGGATTGAAAAGGCAAAGAGCCTGCTGATGCATACCGATATTCCCAACTCTTCCATCGCCACCCGGATCGGGATCAGCTCCCAGCAGTATTTCTGCCGGATGTTCAAAAAGGAAACCGGCATGTCTCCCCAGGAATACCGGAAGTCCTACGCGCTGACCTGTCACTATGATCCGGCATTCTATCCCGCGCCGATCAACGGCTCTGATCCGGAAACGGGAGGTGAAGAGGCATGA